One window from the genome of Pseudonocardia hierapolitana encodes:
- a CDS encoding 5-formyltetrahydrofolate cyclo-ligase, which yields MTGRAVLAEKTHWRAALVAARKALPAAERAARASALATAAVELAATTGGPVCAYLPVGSEPGSPELVAALHRAGHEVLLPVVAPEPGPLDWAVYTGPHSLAAGPLGLREPTGPRLGPDAIGRAQLVLVPGLAADRSGVRLGRGAGHYDRTLPLAAPDVPVVIVLNDEELVERLPAEPHDHLMTAALLAGAGLVTLGNNRRP from the coding sequence GTGACGGGACGCGCCGTTCTCGCCGAGAAGACACACTGGCGTGCCGCTCTCGTGGCTGCTCGGAAGGCCCTCCCGGCCGCCGAGCGCGCGGCGCGGGCGTCGGCTCTCGCGACCGCGGCCGTGGAATTGGCCGCCACCACCGGTGGCCCGGTGTGTGCCTACCTCCCGGTCGGCTCGGAGCCCGGGTCCCCCGAACTCGTGGCCGCGCTGCACCGCGCGGGGCACGAGGTCCTGCTGCCCGTCGTGGCGCCGGAACCGGGGCCGCTCGACTGGGCCGTCTACACCGGGCCCCACTCCCTGGCCGCGGGCCCGCTCGGGCTGCGCGAACCCACCGGACCACGCCTCGGGCCGGACGCCATCGGCCGCGCGCAGCTGGTGCTGGTGCCGGGGCTCGCCGCCGACCGGAGCGGGGTACGGCTCGGCCGGGGCGCCGGTCACTACGACCGCACCCTGCCGCTCGCGGCGCCGGACGTGCCGGTCGTCATCGTGCTGAACGACGAGGAGTTGGTGGAACGGCTGCCCGCCGAGCCGCACGACCACCTGATGACGGCCGCCCTGCTCGCCGGCGCGGGCCTCGTCACGCTGGGGAACAACCGCAGGCCCTGA
- a CDS encoding FmdB family zinc ribbon protein: MPTYQYACTACDHRFEAVQSFTDASLTECPACSGNLRKVFSSVGIVFKGSGFYRTDSRSGGGGVAANSDSAKSDSGKSDSGKSDSGSSSGGSSSGGSKESSSSSSSSATPAAAAS, translated from the coding sequence GTGCCGACCTACCAGTACGCCTGCACCGCCTGCGACCACCGGTTCGAGGCAGTGCAGTCCTTCACCGACGCGTCGCTGACCGAGTGCCCGGCCTGCTCGGGCAACCTGCGCAAGGTCTTCTCCTCGGTCGGGATCGTGTTCAAGGGCAGCGGCTTCTACCGCACCGACAGCCGCTCCGGCGGCGGTGGCGTGGCCGCCAACAGCGACTCGGCCAAGAGCGACTCCGGCAAGTCCGACTCGGGCAAGTCCGACTCCGGCTCGTCCTCGGGTGGCTCGTCCTCGGGTGGCTCGAAGGAGAGCTCGTCGTCCAGCTCGTCGTCGGCCACGCCCGCCGCGGCCGCGTCCTGA
- a CDS encoding SAF domain-containing protein: protein MTDSRLAPRPLSRLGALVMGPGWRRIALLRRAAAGVLAAFALVLALAPGPDAGGVPVVVAAVDVAAGATLRPADLAVRRWPTELVPGGALPDPAVAEGRVLVGAARAGEPITDIRLAGPTAALGAPPGSAAVPVRLADAGAAGLLVPGGTVDVVTVGAESDEPVVLAAAAAVLAVLPPESPSSGRLVLVAMPSGVAARVAAASLTEQVAVTLR, encoded by the coding sequence ATGACCGACTCCCGGCTCGCGCCCCGGCCGCTCTCCCGGCTCGGGGCGCTCGTCATGGGTCCGGGGTGGCGCCGGATCGCGCTGCTCCGCCGGGCCGCCGCCGGGGTGCTCGCAGCGTTCGCGCTGGTGCTGGCCCTCGCGCCGGGCCCCGATGCCGGCGGCGTGCCGGTGGTCGTCGCCGCCGTCGACGTCGCAGCCGGGGCCACCCTCCGCCCGGCAGACCTCGCAGTGCGCCGTTGGCCCACCGAGCTCGTGCCGGGCGGCGCGCTCCCGGATCCCGCAGTCGCCGAGGGGCGCGTCCTCGTCGGGGCCGCGCGGGCCGGTGAGCCGATCACCGACATCCGCCTCGCGGGTCCCACCGCCGCCCTCGGAGCCCCGCCCGGTTCGGCCGCCGTGCCCGTCCGGCTGGCCGACGCCGGGGCCGCCGGGCTGCTCGTCCCGGGCGGCACGGTCGACGTCGTCACGGTGGGCGCGGAGAGTGACGAGCCCGTCGTGCTCGCCGCGGCCGCCGCCGTGCTCGCCGTCCTCCCGCCCGAGTCGCCGTCCTCCGGGCGGTTGGTGCTGGTCGCGATGCCGTCCGGGGTCGCGGCGCGGGTGGCGGCCGCGTCCCTCACCGAACAGGTCGCCGTTACGCTTCGCTAG
- the mscL gene encoding large conductance mechanosensitive channel protein MscL encodes MIKGFKDFILRGNVVDLAVAVVIGAAFGSIVTSFTQRILQPLINAITPPESPGFGIQIVPGKESTYIDVASVISATLNFLIVAAVVYFLIVLPLNHLKERRKRGEEAGPAEPTDVELLTEIRDLLRAQHDRAEERQS; translated from the coding sequence GTGATCAAGGGATTCAAGGACTTCATCCTGCGAGGAAACGTCGTCGACCTCGCCGTCGCCGTCGTTATCGGTGCGGCGTTCGGCAGCATCGTCACGTCGTTCACCCAGCGCATCCTGCAGCCGCTCATCAACGCGATCACGCCGCCGGAGAGCCCCGGGTTCGGCATCCAGATCGTGCCCGGCAAGGAGAGCACGTACATCGACGTCGCCTCGGTGATCTCGGCGACGCTCAACTTCCTCATCGTCGCCGCGGTCGTCTACTTCCTGATCGTGCTCCCGCTCAACCACCTCAAGGAGCGGCGCAAGCGCGGCGAGGAGGCCGGCCCGGCCGAGCCCACCGACGTCGAGCTGCTCACAGAGATCCGCGACCTGCTGCGCGCCCAGCATGATCGGGCGGAAGAGCGTCAGTCCTGA
- a CDS encoding MogA/MoaB family molybdenum cofactor biosynthesis protein: MAPPQIGRALVVVVDDRVSHGEHEDSIGPLVTELLEEARLVVDGVVVVPGDPVAIRNALNTAVIGGVDLVVTVGGTGVSPRDVTADATAGVLDRPIPGIAEAIRASGLAAGAMDAGLSRGLVGVSGSTLVVNLAQSRAAVRDGMATLTPLVSHVISELSGLD; encoded by the coding sequence ATGGCGCCGCCCCAGATCGGTCGAGCCCTCGTGGTGGTCGTGGACGACCGGGTGAGCCACGGCGAACACGAGGACTCCATCGGGCCGCTGGTCACAGAGCTGCTCGAGGAGGCGCGCCTCGTCGTCGACGGCGTCGTGGTGGTGCCGGGCGACCCGGTCGCGATCCGCAACGCCCTCAACACCGCCGTGATCGGCGGGGTCGACCTCGTCGTGACGGTCGGGGGCACCGGGGTCTCGCCGCGTGATGTCACGGCCGATGCCACCGCAGGCGTTCTCGACCGGCCGATCCCCGGCATCGCGGAGGCCATCCGCGCCTCCGGCCTCGCCGCGGGTGCGATGGACGCCGGGCTGTCGCGGGGGCTCGTCGGTGTCTCGGGCAGCACGCTCGTGGTGAACCTCGCCCAGTCCCGCGCCGCCGTGCGCGACGGCATGGCCACGCTCACCCCGCTCGTCTCGCACGTGATCTCGGAGCTGTCCGGCCTCGACTAG
- a CDS encoding S1C family serine protease yields the protein MANHPSDHNGAAGGPDEGVPRSPGDQAHHADHPGWGAERRAPDGFSPAAATAEMPAPGGWQGRTNGLPEHGAYATAGTWSGGWPAYDSQTGQPVQSSWYAAPPAQPPAPAGPYPPPQNPAYGAPPGAYYPEPPRKAGTSRRGTLIALALAAMLLSGVIGGVLGNSLAGSGRGGSTGVLGLPLPSIDEASAPTTPVEAVAARVLPSVVQLRVDGPTASGEGSAMVLSPDGLLLTNNHVVEEAAQTGTVTAVFQDGTTAPAQIVGRDPSSDLAVIRAQNMTGLVPVELGNSDSVRVGQQVVAFGAPLGLGGTVTTGIISAVDRAVNVGEETGANTPTVLNALQTDAAINPGNSGGPLVDMDGRVVGINSAIATTGAQGGSIGVGFSIPINQARRVAEELERTGRASRAVLGVTVTDDPRQAGAIIKGVTPGGAAEQAGIREGDIVLRFGDQRISTGTDLQAAVGSRAPGEVVEVQLADRTVQATLTAAPN from the coding sequence ATGGCGAACCACCCCTCCGACCACAACGGGGCCGCGGGAGGGCCGGACGAGGGGGTGCCGCGCAGCCCCGGCGATCAGGCGCACCATGCCGACCACCCGGGGTGGGGCGCCGAGCGTCGGGCACCGGACGGCTTCTCCCCGGCCGCCGCGACGGCGGAGATGCCCGCGCCCGGCGGGTGGCAGGGCCGGACGAACGGCCTGCCCGAGCACGGCGCGTACGCCACGGCGGGCACGTGGTCGGGCGGCTGGCCGGCCTACGACAGCCAAACGGGCCAACCCGTCCAGAGCTCCTGGTACGCGGCGCCTCCCGCGCAGCCACCTGCCCCCGCAGGCCCGTATCCCCCTCCGCAGAACCCCGCGTACGGCGCGCCTCCCGGTGCGTACTACCCCGAACCGCCCCGGAAGGCGGGAACGTCGCGCCGCGGCACGCTGATCGCGCTCGCGCTGGCGGCGATGCTGCTGTCCGGCGTGATCGGTGGGGTCCTCGGCAACTCGCTCGCCGGTAGCGGCCGAGGTGGCTCGACCGGCGTGCTCGGCCTGCCCCTGCCGTCGATCGACGAGGCCTCCGCGCCGACCACCCCGGTCGAGGCGGTCGCGGCCCGCGTGCTGCCGAGCGTCGTGCAGCTGCGCGTCGACGGCCCCACCGCGTCCGGCGAGGGCTCGGCGATGGTCCTGAGCCCGGACGGGCTACTCCTCACCAACAACCACGTCGTGGAGGAGGCCGCCCAGACCGGCACCGTCACCGCCGTGTTCCAGGACGGCACCACGGCCCCCGCCCAGATCGTGGGCCGCGACCCCAGCTCCGACCTCGCGGTGATCCGGGCGCAGAACATGACCGGGCTCGTGCCGGTCGAGCTGGGCAACTCCGACTCGGTTCGGGTCGGGCAGCAGGTCGTGGCCTTCGGGGCACCCCTCGGCCTGGGCGGCACCGTCACCACGGGCATCATCAGCGCCGTCGACCGGGCCGTGAACGTCGGTGAGGAGACCGGCGCCAACACCCCCACCGTGCTCAACGCCCTCCAGACCGATGCCGCGATCAACCCGGGCAACTCCGGAGGGCCGCTGGTGGACATGGACGGCCGGGTCGTCGGCATCAACTCCGCGATCGCCACCACCGGGGCCCAGGGCGGGTCGATCGGCGTCGGCTTCTCGATCCCGATCAACCAGGCCCGGCGGGTCGCGGAGGAGCTCGAACGCACGGGCCGTGCCTCCCGCGCCGTCCTCGGCGTCACGGTCACCGACGACCCTCGGCAGGCCGGCGCGATCATCAAGGGCGTCACGCCCGGTGGAGCGGCCGAGCAGGCCGGCATCCGCGAGGGCGACATCGTGCTGCGCTTCGGCGACCAGCGCATCTCCACCGGCACCGACCTGCAGGCCGCCGTGGGATCGCGGGCGCCCGGCGAGGTGGTCGAGGTGCAGCTCGCCGACCGGACGGTGCAGGCCACGCTCACAGCCGCCCCGAACTAG
- a CDS encoding sensor histidine kinase, whose amino-acid sequence MTWPAAPQRQGRPPRLEAFDQLSLRTRVGVLAALVAALAVVLVSAAAFVTVRVNIMQTLDANLLQRATAAAQSELGEPQVLATIPTEVLGAGDIRLALLLANGQAISAEGAASAPPLGDDELAVAKGEEESSARTATEEGVSYRVVAVQAGSGQGLVIAQRLDPTQQVLTKLGVAMPVVGGLGVIVAAIAGVAVARAGLRPVDRLTAATERVTATGDLRPIPVEGSDELARLTASFNEMLGALAASQEQQRRLVADAGHELRTPLTSMRTNLELLAAASRPGAPSLPDAERAEILDDVQAQVAELSTLVGDLVELAREDAPMVVHEPLELTEVVLRSLERARRRAGDVEFDPVLVPWTLAGDATALERAVLNLLDNAAKWSPPGGRVRVQMRPVDEWSIVLEVADAGPGIAEEDLPFVFERFYRAATSRTMPGSGLGLAIVRQVAVRHGGAVWAGRAPEGGALLAMRLPGRRLFA is encoded by the coding sequence GTGACCTGGCCTGCCGCGCCCCAGCGGCAGGGGAGGCCTCCCCGGCTGGAGGCCTTCGACCAGCTCTCGCTGCGCACCCGGGTCGGGGTGCTCGCGGCGCTCGTCGCGGCGCTCGCGGTGGTGCTGGTGTCGGCGGCGGCCTTCGTCACCGTGCGCGTCAACATCATGCAGACGCTCGACGCCAACCTGCTGCAGCGCGCGACCGCCGCCGCTCAGAGCGAGCTGGGCGAACCCCAGGTGCTCGCCACCATTCCCACCGAGGTGCTCGGCGCGGGCGACATCCGGCTGGCGTTGCTGCTCGCGAACGGCCAGGCGATCTCCGCGGAGGGAGCGGCGTCGGCGCCACCGCTGGGCGATGACGAGCTGGCGGTCGCCAAGGGTGAGGAGGAGTCCTCCGCCCGCACCGCGACCGAGGAGGGCGTGTCGTACCGGGTCGTGGCGGTCCAGGCCGGGTCGGGGCAGGGGCTGGTGATCGCCCAGCGGCTCGACCCCACGCAGCAGGTGCTCACGAAGCTCGGCGTGGCGATGCCGGTCGTCGGAGGGCTCGGGGTGATCGTCGCCGCGATCGCGGGCGTGGCCGTCGCGCGCGCCGGGCTTCGGCCGGTCGACCGGCTCACCGCCGCGACGGAACGCGTCACGGCCACCGGGGACCTGCGTCCGATCCCCGTGGAGGGATCGGACGAGCTCGCACGGCTGACCGCGAGCTTCAACGAGATGCTCGGTGCGCTCGCGGCGTCCCAGGAGCAGCAACGGCGGCTCGTCGCGGACGCCGGGCACGAGCTGCGCACCCCGTTGACCTCGATGCGCACCAACCTGGAGCTGCTCGCCGCCGCCAGCAGGCCAGGGGCGCCGAGCCTGCCCGATGCCGAACGCGCGGAGATCCTCGACGACGTCCAGGCCCAGGTCGCCGAGCTGTCCACCCTCGTCGGCGACCTCGTCGAGCTGGCCCGCGAGGACGCCCCGATGGTCGTGCACGAGCCGCTCGAGCTCACCGAGGTCGTGCTCCGGTCGCTCGAACGGGCCCGACGGCGCGCCGGCGACGTCGAGTTCGACCCGGTGCTCGTGCCGTGGACGCTCGCCGGTGACGCCACCGCGCTCGAACGTGCCGTGCTGAACCTGCTCGACAACGCGGCGAAGTGGAGCCCGCCCGGAGGGCGGGTGCGGGTGCAGATGCGGCCGGTGGACGAGTGGTCGATCGTGTTGGAGGTGGCCGACGCGGGGCCCGGGATCGCCGAGGAGGACCTGCCGTTCGTCTTCGAGCGCTTCTACCGCGCCGCGACGTCACGCACGATGCCCGGGTCGGGGCTCGGGCTCGCGATCGTCCGGCAGGTCGCGGTGCGGCACGGCGGCGCCGTGTGGGCGGGCCGGGCTCCGGAGGGCGGGGCACTGCTCGCGATGCGGCTGCCGGGGCGCAGGCTGTTCGCCTGA
- a CDS encoding response regulator transcription factor, protein MRILVVDDDRSVRESLRRSLAFNGYQVELASDGQAALDAVLAQRPDAMVLDVMMPRLDGLEVCRRMRAAGDELPILVLTARDAVSDRVAGLDAGADDYLPKPFALEELLARLRALLRRRTPDDIAASAGQSKPLEFADLSLDPDTRDVRRGDRPISLTRTEFTLLELLLANPRRVLTRGQILEQVWGYDFPTTGNALEVYIGYLRRKTEAGGEPRLIHTVRGVGYVLRDTPP, encoded by the coding sequence ATGCGCATTCTCGTCGTCGACGACGACCGGTCCGTCCGGGAGTCGCTGCGTCGCTCACTGGCCTTCAACGGCTACCAGGTCGAGCTCGCGAGCGACGGGCAGGCAGCACTCGACGCCGTGCTCGCGCAGCGCCCCGACGCGATGGTCCTCGACGTGATGATGCCGCGCCTCGACGGGCTCGAGGTGTGCCGGCGGATGCGCGCGGCGGGCGACGAGCTGCCGATCCTCGTGCTCACGGCCCGCGACGCCGTCTCCGATCGGGTGGCCGGCCTCGACGCGGGGGCCGACGACTACCTGCCCAAGCCGTTCGCCCTCGAGGAGCTGCTCGCCCGGCTGCGGGCACTGCTGCGCAGGCGCACCCCGGACGACATCGCCGCGTCCGCGGGGCAGAGCAAGCCGCTGGAGTTCGCCGACCTCTCGCTGGACCCCGACACCCGCGACGTGCGCCGTGGTGACCGCCCGATCAGCCTCACCCGCACCGAGTTCACGCTGCTGGAACTGCTCCTCGCGAACCCGCGCCGGGTGCTCACCCGAGGCCAGATCCTGGAGCAGGTCTGGGGTTACGACTTCCCGACCACCGGCAACGCGCTGGAGGTCTACATCGGATACCTGCGGCGCAAGACCGAGGCAGGCGGTGAGCCGCGGCTGATCCACACCGTGCGCGGCGTCGGGTACGTCCTGCGGGACACGCCGCCGTGA
- a CDS encoding SIR2 family NAD-dependent protein deacylase — MDVSSLVEVAPREQFARICALTGAGISVAAGLGTFRGPDGLWTLSPEIERAMHAHLLPGNVDALWDVWGGMWNTAAAAGPTQAHRALAAAGASVITQNVDGLHQAAGSVGVVELHGSAGRARCLDEDFCGWSGPADEAQRVEPPRCGRCTEPARPAVVLFGEMLDPEALGAARRLVSACDLFLAVGTSGRVAPASWLAPTARAAGAFCVNVDLHPDGPVDPAFHARVVGDAQDVLAEWAA; from the coding sequence GTGGACGTCAGCAGCCTCGTCGAGGTCGCCCCGCGGGAGCAGTTCGCGCGGATATGCGCTCTCACCGGTGCCGGGATCAGCGTGGCGGCCGGGCTCGGGACTTTCCGCGGGCCGGACGGGCTCTGGACGCTCTCGCCCGAGATCGAGCGGGCCATGCACGCCCACCTGTTGCCCGGCAACGTCGACGCGCTGTGGGACGTCTGGGGCGGCATGTGGAACACGGCCGCCGCGGCCGGGCCGACGCAGGCGCATCGGGCGCTCGCGGCCGCCGGTGCCTCGGTGATCACGCAGAACGTCGACGGGCTGCACCAGGCCGCGGGCTCGGTCGGGGTCGTCGAGCTGCACGGGTCGGCCGGTCGGGCCCGCTGCCTGGACGAGGACTTCTGCGGCTGGAGCGGCCCGGCCGACGAGGCGCAGCGGGTCGAGCCTCCGCGGTGCGGGCGCTGCACCGAGCCGGCGCGCCCGGCCGTCGTCCTGTTCGGGGAGATGCTCGACCCGGAGGCGCTCGGGGCGGCGCGGCGGCTGGTATCGGCGTGCGACCTCTTCCTCGCGGTCGGTACGTCGGGGCGGGTGGCGCCCGCGTCCTGGCTGGCGCCGACGGCCCGGGCGGCCGGCGCGTTCTGCGTGAACGTCGACCTGCACCCGGACGGGCCGGTCGATCCGGCGTTCCACGCCCGCGTCGTCGGGGACGCGCAGGACGTGCTGGCGGAGTGGGCGGCGTAG
- a CDS encoding GntR family transcriptional regulator: MDRYLELLDVEETTLERYEQTIRIHIRPLLGHLPVAKLDGETLDAHQAILRRCRAHCDGRPHVGHAADGPHNCSPACRPHVCQPLATSTIRKVHFCLSGALARAVRWRWITVNPLDQAEPPRGPRSDPDSPTAEQATAILNAAFPEVMWGCLLWLAMTTGARRGELCAMRRDRLDLDRAVLTIRTSIAQKNTLTWEKDTKTHQQRRIALDDNTVSLFRAYRQQCEQDAAAVGITLAPDGRLFSPAVDHSTWLRPSSVSNRYARMCARFELAPAPPLFGDRADRGRRRRPDGCWPPRARRRRLNHASRIHGVGGGGRPTGDEGAGRPHAIPPISSDGGPGSTRRPELLARDSPSQRIAADLRAAIACGALTAGDPLPTIDTLRERYKVAAGTANRAVALLKAEGLVAASRGKRAVVAAPPQSAAF; this comes from the coding sequence ATGGACCGCTACCTCGAACTCCTCGACGTCGAGGAGACGACGCTCGAGAGGTACGAGCAGACGATCCGCATCCACATCCGCCCACTCCTGGGGCATCTTCCGGTGGCGAAGCTCGACGGCGAGACGCTCGACGCCCACCAAGCGATCCTGCGCCGTTGCCGGGCGCACTGCGACGGCCGGCCACACGTCGGCCATGCCGCCGACGGCCCGCACAACTGCTCGCCCGCCTGCAGACCCCACGTCTGCCAGCCGCTGGCCACATCGACGATCCGCAAGGTGCACTTCTGCTTGTCCGGCGCCCTCGCCCGGGCCGTCCGCTGGCGCTGGATCACGGTCAACCCGCTGGACCAGGCAGAACCTCCCCGCGGGCCTAGATCCGACCCTGACTCACCGACTGCCGAACAGGCGACCGCGATTCTCAACGCCGCGTTCCCGGAGGTCATGTGGGGCTGCCTGCTGTGGCTCGCCATGACGACCGGCGCGCGACGTGGGGAGCTGTGCGCGATGCGTCGGGACCGGCTCGACCTCGATCGCGCCGTTCTGACGATCCGGACCAGCATCGCCCAGAAGAACACTCTCACCTGGGAGAAGGACACCAAAACCCACCAGCAACGCCGCATCGCGCTCGACGACAACACGGTCTCCCTGTTCCGGGCCTACCGGCAGCAATGCGAGCAGGACGCCGCCGCCGTCGGCATCACGCTTGCCCCCGACGGCCGGCTGTTCTCGCCAGCCGTCGACCACAGCACGTGGCTTCGGCCGTCCTCGGTCTCCAACCGCTATGCCCGCATGTGTGCCCGGTTCGAACTTGCACCAGCTCCGCCACTATTCGGCGACCGAGCTGATCGCGGCCGGCGTCGACGTCCGGACGGTTGCTGGCCGCCTCGGGCACGGCGGCGGAGGCTCAACCACGCTTCGCGCATACACGGCGTGGGTGGCGGAGGCCGACCAACGGGCGATGAAGGCGCCGGGCGTCCGCATGCCATCCCGCCGATCAGCAGCGACGGCGGTCCCGGCTCCACCAGGCGACCGGAACTGCTGGCTCGGGATAGCCCGTCCCAGAGGATCGCCGCTGACCTCCGAGCGGCGATTGCCTGCGGCGCGCTTACGGCAGGCGACCCCTTGCCGACCATCGACACTCTTCGGGAGCGCTACAAGGTCGCTGCCGGCACCGCGAACCGCGCCGTCGCACTGCTGAAGGCGGAGGGACTCGTTGCGGCCAGCCGCGGAAAGCGAGCGGTCGTAGCCGCTCCGCCTCAATCAGCGGCATTCTGA
- a CDS encoding SixA phosphatase family protein, which translates to MRPMARLSRWCFLLGRCTPAVILIRHADVAGGGADPALSAAGSARALELRHVFHDAGLDSIYITRWQRTQQTAAPLAADLGVTPVQIDSAVDVITAIRARPPSSAALVVGHTNTVPDIIAGLGGPTGVTIGATEFDRLFVLLRGRLIQLHYGP; encoded by the coding sequence ATGAGGCCGATGGCCCGGCTCTCGCGCTGGTGCTTCCTGTTGGGTCGATGCACGCCCGCGGTGATCCTCATTCGTCATGCGGACGTTGCCGGGGGAGGAGCCGACCCCGCGCTGAGCGCGGCGGGATCCGCGCGGGCACTGGAGCTGCGCCACGTGTTCCACGACGCCGGGCTCGACTCGATCTACATCACGCGATGGCAGCGGACACAGCAGACGGCCGCGCCCCTGGCCGCAGACCTCGGCGTTACTCCGGTGCAAATCGATTCGGCCGTCGACGTCATCACTGCGATCCGCGCCCGTCCGCCGTCCTCCGCTGCCTTAGTCGTCGGCCACACCAACACGGTCCCCGACATCATCGCGGGACTCGGCGGTCCGACGGGCGTGACGATCGGCGCCACAGAGTTCGACCGTCTGTTCGTATTGTTGCGCGGACGCCTGATCCAGCTGCATTACGGCCCCTGA